The following coding sequences lie in one Manis javanica isolate MJ-LG chromosome X, MJ_LKY, whole genome shotgun sequence genomic window:
- the PGK1 gene encoding phosphoglycerate kinase 1: MLLPETLVSRRRSVAKMSLSNKLTLDKLDVRGKRVVMRVDFNVPMKNNQITNNQRIKAAIPSIKFCLDSEAKSVVLMSHLGRPDGVPMPDKYSLEPVAVELKSLLGKDVLFLKDCVGPEVEKACVDPAAGSVILLENLRFHVEEEGKGKDASGNKVKAEPPKIEAFRASLSRLGDVYVNDAFGTAHRAHSSMVGVNLPQKAGGFLMKKELNYFAKALESPERPFLAILGGAKVADKIQLISNMLDKVNEMVIGGGMAFTFLKVLSNMEIGTSLYDEEGAKIVKDLMSKAEKNGVKITLPVDFVTANKFDENAKTGQATVASGIPAGWMGLDCGPESSKKYAEAVTRAKQIVWNGPVGVFEWEAFARGTKALMDEVVKATSRGCITIIGGGDTATCCAKWNTEDKVSHVSTGGGASLELLEGKVLPGVDALSSI; the protein is encoded by the exons ATGCTGCTGCCTGAGACTCTTGTGTCTCGCCGCCGCTCAGTTGCCAAGATGTCGCTTTCTAACAAGCTGACTCTGGACAAGCTAGACGTGAGGGGGAAGCGGGTCGTCATGAG agTGGACTTCAATGTTCCCATGAAGAACAACCAGATAACAAACAACCAGAG GATCAAGGCTGCCATCCCAAGCATCAAATTCTGCTTGGACAGTGAAGCCAAGTCAGTTGTTCTTATGAGCCACCTGGGCCGGCCTGATGGTGTCCCCATGCCTGACAAGTACTCCTTGGAGCCAGTTGCTGTAGAACTCAAGTCTTTGCTGGGCAA GGATGTTTTGTTCTTGAAGGACTGTGTGGGTCCAGAAGTGGAGAAAGCTTGTGTTGACCCAGCTGCCGGGTCTGTCATCCTTCTGGAGAACCTTCGCTTTCatgtggaggaagaagggaagggaaaagatgCTTCTGGGAACAAG gtTAAAGCTGAGCCACCCAAAATAGAAGCCTTCCGAGCATCACTTTCCAGGCTGGGGGATGTCTATGTCAATGATGCTTTTGGCACTGCCCACCGGGCCCACAG CTCCATGGTAGGAGTCAATCTGCCCCAGAAGGCTGGAGGTTTTCTGATGAAGAAGGAGCTGAACTACTTTGCCAAGGCCTTGGAGAGCCCAGAGCGACCCTTCCTGGCCATCCTGGGCGG AGCTAAAGTTGCGGACAAGATCCAGCTGATCAGTAACATGCTGGACAAAGTCAATGAGATGGTTATTGGTGGTGGAATGGCTTTTACCTTCTTGAAAGTGCTCAGCAACATGGAG ATTGGCACTTCTCTGTATGATGAAGAGGGAGCCAAGATCGTCAAAGACCTGATGTCTAAAGCTGAGAAGAATGGTGTGAAGATTACCTTGCCTGTTGACTTTGTTACTGCTAACAAGTTTGATGAGAATGCCAAAACTGGCCAAGCCACTGTGGCCTCTGGCATACCTGCTGGCTGGATG GGCTTGGACTGTGGTCCTGAGAGCAGCAAGAAGTATGCTGAGGCTGTCACTCGGGCGAAGCAGATTGTGTGGAATGGACCTGTGGGCGTATTTGAATGGGAAGCTTTTGCCCGAGGAACCAAAGCCCTCATGGACGAGGTGGTGAAAGCCACTTCCAGGGGCTGTATCACCATCATAG GGGGTGGAGATACTGCCACTTGCTGTGCCAAATGGAACACAGAGGATAAAGTCAGCCATGTGAGCACCGGAGGTGGTGCCAGTTTAGAGCTCCTGGAAG GTAAAGTCCTTCCTGGGGTGGATGCTCTCAGCAGTATTTAG